One Amycolatopsis thermophila DNA segment encodes these proteins:
- a CDS encoding DEAD/DEAH box helicase, which translates to MTLEHSESGVPDTDTSHPLQADHVEPATPTFAELGVRPEIVRALAEAGIEHTFAIQALTLPLALAGDDLIGQARTGMGKTLGFGVPLLQRLVSPGDGTPQALVVVPTRELCLQVTRDITDAAKHLDVQTLAIYGGRPYEQQISALRKGVDVVVGTPGRLLDLAEQKALVLGKVRALVLDEADEMLDLGFLPDIERILGMVPDERQTMLFSATMPDPIIKLARTFLNRPTHVRAEENDSSAVHERTTQFAYRAHSLDKPELIARVLQARDRGLTMIFTRTKRTAQKVADDLAERGFAAAAVHGDLGQGAREQALRAFRSGKVDVLVATDVAARGIDVTDVTHVINYQTPEDESTYVHRIGRTGRAGKTGVAITLVDWDDMHRWQSINDALKLDLAEPVETYSTSKHLFSDLDIPEDATGRLPLSKRTRAGLSAEPEEQMGGRRRSGGSTRTRRRTRGAKGTEGEPAEATGESSGEERRPRRRTRGGKAVGDASGPADKGPAEREAGESAERPARRRRRRRSGSAGATANTSDTPGSAD; encoded by the coding sequence GTGACCCTCGAGCACAGCGAGAGCGGCGTCCCGGACACCGACACCTCGCACCCCCTGCAGGCCGACCACGTCGAGCCCGCCACCCCCACCTTCGCCGAGCTGGGTGTTCGCCCCGAGATCGTGCGGGCGCTCGCCGAGGCCGGCATCGAGCACACCTTCGCCATCCAGGCCCTCACGCTGCCGCTCGCGCTGGCCGGTGACGACCTGATCGGCCAGGCCCGCACCGGCATGGGCAAGACGCTGGGCTTCGGCGTCCCGCTGCTGCAGCGCCTGGTCAGCCCCGGCGACGGAACCCCGCAGGCGCTCGTCGTCGTGCCGACCCGCGAGCTGTGCCTGCAGGTCACGCGTGACATCACCGACGCCGCGAAGCACCTGGACGTGCAGACGCTGGCCATCTACGGCGGCCGCCCCTACGAGCAGCAGATCAGCGCGCTGCGCAAGGGCGTCGACGTGGTCGTCGGCACCCCCGGCCGCCTGCTCGACCTCGCCGAGCAGAAGGCGCTGGTCCTGGGCAAGGTCCGCGCGCTGGTGCTGGACGAGGCCGACGAGATGCTCGACCTGGGCTTCCTCCCGGACATCGAGCGCATCCTCGGCATGGTGCCCGACGAGCGGCAGACGATGCTGTTCTCGGCCACGATGCCGGACCCGATCATCAAGCTGGCGCGCACCTTCCTCAACCGCCCCACGCACGTGCGGGCCGAGGAGAACGACTCGAGCGCGGTGCACGAGCGCACCACCCAGTTCGCCTACCGGGCGCACTCGCTGGACAAGCCGGAGCTCATCGCCCGCGTCCTGCAGGCCAGGGACCGCGGCCTGACGATGATCTTCACCCGCACCAAGCGCACCGCCCAGAAGGTGGCCGACGACCTCGCCGAGCGCGGGTTCGCCGCCGCCGCGGTGCACGGTGACCTGGGCCAGGGCGCCCGTGAGCAGGCGCTGCGCGCGTTCCGCTCGGGCAAGGTCGACGTGCTGGTGGCCACCGACGTGGCGGCCCGCGGCATCGACGTCACCGACGTGACGCACGTGATCAACTACCAGACGCCCGAGGACGAGAGCACCTACGTGCACCGCATCGGCCGCACCGGCCGCGCGGGCAAGACCGGCGTCGCGATCACGCTGGTCGACTGGGACGACATGCACCGCTGGCAGAGCATCAACGACGCGCTCAAGCTCGACCTGGCCGAGCCGGTCGAGACGTACTCGACGTCGAAGCACCTGTTCAGCGACCTGGACATCCCGGAGGACGCCACCGGGCGCCTGCCGCTGTCCAAGCGCACCCGCGCCGGCCTGTCGGCCGAGCCGGAGGAGCAGATGGGCGGCCGCCGCCGCTCCGGTGGCAGCACCCGCACCCGTCGTCGCACGCGCGGCGCGAAGGGCACCGAGGGCGAGCCGGCCGAGGCCACCGGCGAGTCGTCCGGCGAGGAGCGCCGTCCGCGCCGCCGCACGCGCGGTGGCAAGGCGGTCGGTGACGCCTCGGGGCCGGCGGACAAGGGCCCGGCCGAGCGCGAGGCCGGCGAGTCGGCGGAGCGTCCGGCGCGTCGGCGCCGCCGTCGCCGTTCGGGTTCGGCGGGCGCGACGGCGAACACGTCTGATACACCGGGTTCGGCAGACTGA
- a CDS encoding Rv3212 family protein has protein sequence MSEPVEGGRHRRPQGGEATELIGAEDVLAGPPATVRPAAPRRDRRSPWNRRRDRVIAVVIAVVVVATGLAIWAGSESRATVQQTSAPGTPLPPSPATVPATLRELWRAPSGAAPVPIAEGAAVATANGGEITGRDPMTGEVRWRYARDLSLCTATEAWGRVLAVYRKDGVNGESGCSEVVALGIDTGQRKAQRTGSAELGTGLVGDGSQVTATGQDLLVTWRDDLVETNEYGRVPALVNPDKQPRTGCTYGSVAMASGRIGVIERCPGDPGDRLSVMKAVPKESDQPQLSFSAIMPGRDAKVVAMSGDFTAVAMPDQKLLVLYDQDGDQTAAYPLDVPQADLAQDPPGRVAATTTTSANVYWYTGSKMMAFSRDTLTPLWTLNGARGPGVTFAHQLVVPIDGGLAVLNESDGSTIRTIAVDRHGYTGTVRLAALGPVLLEQRGDTVVALS, from the coding sequence GTGAGCGAGCCCGTGGAGGGGGGACGGCACCGTCGTCCCCAGGGCGGCGAGGCCACCGAGCTGATCGGCGCGGAGGACGTGCTGGCCGGCCCGCCCGCCACGGTCCGTCCCGCCGCGCCGCGGCGGGACCGGCGCTCGCCGTGGAACCGCCGTCGCGACCGGGTGATCGCCGTCGTGATCGCCGTGGTCGTGGTCGCCACCGGGCTCGCGATCTGGGCCGGTAGCGAAAGCCGCGCGACGGTGCAGCAGACGTCCGCACCCGGCACTCCCCTGCCGCCGTCACCCGCGACCGTGCCGGCGACGCTGCGCGAGCTGTGGCGGGCACCCAGCGGCGCGGCGCCGGTGCCGATCGCCGAGGGCGCGGCCGTGGCCACGGCCAACGGCGGGGAGATCACCGGGCGCGACCCGATGACCGGCGAGGTCCGCTGGCGCTACGCGCGCGACCTGTCGCTGTGCACGGCCACCGAAGCCTGGGGGCGGGTGCTGGCGGTGTACCGGAAGGACGGCGTCAACGGCGAGTCCGGCTGCTCCGAGGTGGTCGCGCTCGGCATCGACACCGGGCAGCGCAAGGCGCAGCGCACCGGCAGCGCCGAGCTGGGCACCGGCCTGGTCGGCGACGGCAGCCAGGTCACCGCGACCGGCCAGGACCTGCTCGTGACCTGGCGGGACGACCTCGTCGAGACCAACGAGTACGGCCGGGTTCCCGCGCTGGTGAACCCGGACAAGCAGCCGCGGACGGGGTGCACCTACGGCTCGGTCGCCATGGCGTCGGGCCGCATCGGCGTGATCGAGCGGTGCCCTGGCGACCCCGGCGACCGGCTGTCCGTGATGAAGGCCGTACCCAAGGAGTCGGACCAGCCGCAGCTGTCGTTCAGCGCGATCATGCCGGGACGGGACGCGAAGGTGGTCGCGATGTCCGGCGACTTCACCGCGGTGGCGATGCCGGACCAGAAGCTGCTGGTGCTCTACGACCAGGACGGCGACCAGACCGCCGCCTACCCGCTGGACGTGCCGCAGGCCGATCTGGCGCAGGACCCGCCGGGCCGGGTGGCGGCGACGACGACCACGTCGGCGAACGTGTACTGGTACACCGGCTCGAAGATGATGGCGTTCTCCCGGGACACCTTGACTCCACTGTGGACGTTGAACGGCGCGCGCGGCCCGGGGGTCACCTTCGCGCACCAGCTGGTCGTGCCGATCGACGGCGGGCTGGCGGTGCTCAACGAGTCGGACGGCTCGACGATCCGGACGATCGCGGTGGACCGGCACGGCTACACCGGCACGGTGCGGCTGGCCGCGCTGGGCCCGGTGCTGCTGGAACAGCGCGGCGACACCGTGGTCGCGCTGTCGTGA
- a CDS encoding alpha/beta fold hydrolase gives MTAQLTPHGAEKVRYRNLAALRTPAPAKATALLVPGYTGSKEDFAPLLDGIAADGLRAVAIDLPGQFESPGPEDEAAYLPSALGAVVAALVEDLAAEGPVVLLGHSYGGLVARAAVLAGAPVAGLTLLDSGPGELPEGARRQALGVGEPVLRTSGLDGVYRVREQVSARSPMWAALPAELKDFLRLRFLASSPAGLLGMAAGLRTEPDRVAELAATGVRTLVVAGERDDAWSVATQREMAARLGAPFELITGAAHSPNTENPVALLRVLLPAWREWLGWPR, from the coding sequence GTGACCGCCCAGCTCACCCCGCACGGCGCGGAGAAGGTCCGCTACCGGAACCTGGCCGCGCTGCGCACCCCGGCCCCGGCGAAGGCGACGGCCCTGCTGGTGCCCGGCTACACGGGGTCCAAAGAGGACTTCGCGCCGCTGCTGGACGGCATCGCGGCCGACGGGCTCCGGGCGGTGGCGATCGACCTGCCCGGCCAGTTCGAGTCGCCCGGCCCCGAGGACGAGGCGGCGTACCTGCCGTCCGCGTTGGGCGCGGTCGTGGCCGCGCTGGTCGAGGATCTCGCGGCCGAGGGGCCGGTGGTGCTGCTGGGGCACTCCTACGGTGGTCTGGTCGCGCGGGCCGCGGTGCTGGCCGGCGCGCCGGTCGCGGGTCTGACGTTGCTGGACAGCGGGCCCGGCGAGCTGCCCGAGGGCGCGCGGCGGCAGGCGCTGGGCGTGGGCGAGCCGGTGCTGCGGACGTCCGGTTTGGACGGGGTGTACCGGGTGCGCGAGCAGGTGAGCGCGCGGTCGCCGATGTGGGCGGCGTTGCCCGCGGAGCTGAAGGACTTCCTGCGGCTGCGGTTCCTGGCGTCGAGCCCGGCGGGACTGCTCGGGATGGCCGCGGGGTTGCGGACCGAGCCGGACCGGGTCGCCGAGCTGGCCGCGACGGGCGTCCGGACGCTGGTGGTGGCCGGCGAACGCGACGACGCGTGGAGCGTGGCCACGCAACGCGAGATGGCCGCGCGGCTGGGCGCGCCGTTCGAGCTCATCACGGGCGCCGCGCACTCCCCGAACACCGAAAACCCGGTCGCACTGTTACGCGTGCTGCTCCCCGCGTGGCGGGAGTGGCTGGGGTGGCCTCGCTAG
- a CDS encoding IS982 family transposase, which produces MRTDLNTLLTALYVKIDDHLGKPVRIGRPPRLTDAELLTLAVAQVLLGVRSEARWLRFVPRHLPGAFPYLPGQSGYNKRLRAAVPLLKRLIRVLAADTDLWSDTTWIVDSTPVECARSRPTVKRSNLAGWAGYGYCASHSRFFWGLRLHLICTPAGLPVTWALADPKIDERQVLMAMLDQDRALIHDRPGLLILADKGYVSRELDTYLADRRVRLLRPSYRNRTPHPAQHLLKPVRQLIESVNDTLKGQLDLELHGGRTIEGVAARITQRLLALTAAIWHNRATGQPTTRSLIAYDH; this is translated from the coding sequence GTGAGGACCGATCTGAACACCCTTCTGACCGCACTGTACGTCAAGATCGATGACCATCTCGGCAAGCCCGTGCGTATCGGCAGGCCGCCGCGGCTGACCGATGCTGAACTGCTGACGCTGGCGGTGGCGCAGGTGCTGCTGGGGGTGCGCTCGGAGGCCCGGTGGTTGCGGTTTGTGCCCCGCCACCTGCCCGGCGCGTTCCCTTACCTGCCCGGCCAGTCCGGCTACAACAAGCGGCTGCGGGCCGCGGTCCCGCTGCTCAAACGGCTGATCCGGGTCTTGGCCGCCGACACCGACCTGTGGAGCGACACCACCTGGATCGTGGATTCCACCCCGGTGGAATGCGCACGGTCTCGTCCCACGGTGAAGCGGTCGAACTTGGCCGGCTGGGCCGGTTACGGCTACTGCGCCAGCCATTCCCGTTTCTTCTGGGGCCTTCGCCTGCACCTGATCTGCACCCCGGCCGGCCTGCCAGTCACCTGGGCCCTGGCCGACCCCAAAATCGACGAACGTCAGGTGCTGATGGCGATGCTGGATCAGGATCGCGCGTTGATCCACGACCGGCCCGGACTGCTGATCCTGGCCGACAAGGGCTACGTCTCCCGCGAACTCGACACCTACCTCGCCGACCGCAGGGTGCGCCTGCTGCGCCCGTCCTACCGCAACCGAACCCCGCATCCCGCCCAACACCTGCTCAAGCCAGTCCGCCAACTGATCGAGTCGGTCAACGACACCCTCAAAGGCCAACTCGACCTCGAGCTACACGGTGGCCGCACCATCGAAGGAGTCGCCGCCCGCATCACCCAACGACTGCTCGCCCTCACCGCCGCCATCTGGCACAACCGCGCCACCGGCCAACCCACCACCCGATCCCTGATCGCCTACGACCACTGA
- a CDS encoding RecB family exonuclease: protein MEQLGFEFAVQPRRLTKVSPARLATFADCPRRYRMAYLDRPTPQRTGPWAHSTLGAVVHNALRALFDVPPARRTPERAAALVSEHWQDAGFADGDQAAVYRARAKEWVAEYVEHHDVTSDPVGVERWVSAPVNPEPGQPASMIIEGRADRIDQRGGELVIVDYKTGRRAPDEYEARGSQALAMYAVAASRTLRRPCHKVELHHLPSGTVAEATHTPESLRRHLSRAEETAEDVRLATDTLEAGGEADTLFPARPAPRCAWCDFRPSCEAGRQAAPAAKPWELLAP, encoded by the coding sequence GTGGAGCAATTGGGGTTCGAGTTCGCGGTCCAGCCGCGGCGGTTGACGAAGGTGAGCCCGGCGCGGCTGGCGACCTTCGCGGACTGCCCGCGCCGGTACCGCATGGCCTACCTCGACCGGCCGACCCCGCAGCGCACCGGACCGTGGGCGCACAGCACGCTCGGCGCGGTCGTCCACAACGCCCTGCGCGCGCTGTTCGACGTCCCGCCCGCGCGCCGCACGCCCGAACGGGCCGCCGCGCTGGTGTCCGAGCACTGGCAGGACGCCGGGTTCGCGGACGGCGACCAGGCCGCGGTCTACCGCGCCCGTGCCAAGGAGTGGGTCGCGGAGTACGTGGAGCACCACGACGTGACGAGCGACCCGGTCGGCGTCGAGCGCTGGGTGTCGGCGCCGGTCAACCCCGAGCCGGGACAGCCGGCGTCGATGATCATCGAGGGCCGGGCGGACCGGATCGACCAGCGCGGCGGCGAGCTGGTCATCGTCGACTACAAGACCGGGCGCCGCGCACCGGACGAGTACGAGGCCCGCGGTTCGCAGGCGCTGGCGATGTACGCGGTGGCGGCGTCGCGCACGCTGCGGCGGCCGTGTCACAAGGTCGAGCTGCACCACCTGCCCAGCGGCACGGTCGCCGAGGCCACGCACACGCCCGAGAGCCTGCGCCGCCACCTCAGCCGCGCGGAGGAGACCGCCGAGGACGTGCGCCTGGCAACCGACACCCTGGAAGCTGGCGGCGAGGCCGACACGCTGTTCCCGGCGCGCCCCGCACCCCGCTGCGCCTGGTGCGACTTCCGGCCCAGCTGCGAGGCCGGACGGCAAGCCGCCCCCGCCGCGAAGCCGTGGGAGTTGCTGGCGCCGTAG
- a CDS encoding ESX secretion-associated protein EspG — protein sequence MLTFETAPAELDILDEELGLGRFVYPHKIPYVSGTMSERARQRQRVFEHWQRTGRMSRDRVRGDFEALFRLWARPEVLVTQVATEPATGAKVLSRGGWTGEQGVLSRQTGDAVSFTELRAAQVVPQLLEFLPEVPPVRIAPVSYVAQASGGGDLFGGGEPPREKRAADRYFAAPPLRAGVVSCSVRGADAGRMTWFDTPDGRFFKTVDELPDGAQRHTFTPADRARIGQWIRDRVNQRLGGY from the coding sequence GTGTTGACGTTCGAAACGGCGCCGGCCGAGTTGGACATCCTCGACGAGGAACTGGGACTCGGGAGGTTCGTCTACCCGCACAAGATCCCGTACGTGAGCGGCACGATGAGCGAGCGCGCCCGGCAACGGCAGCGGGTGTTCGAGCACTGGCAGCGCACCGGCCGCATGTCGCGGGACCGGGTGCGCGGCGACTTCGAGGCGCTGTTCCGGTTGTGGGCCCGCCCCGAGGTGCTCGTCACGCAGGTCGCCACCGAACCGGCGACCGGGGCGAAGGTCCTCTCGCGCGGCGGGTGGACCGGCGAGCAGGGCGTGCTGAGCCGCCAGACGGGCGATGCGGTGTCGTTCACCGAGCTGCGGGCCGCGCAGGTGGTGCCCCAGCTCCTGGAGTTCCTGCCGGAGGTGCCGCCGGTGCGGATCGCGCCGGTGAGCTACGTCGCCCAGGCCAGCGGCGGCGGCGACCTGTTCGGCGGCGGCGAGCCGCCGCGGGAGAAGCGCGCGGCGGACCGGTACTTCGCGGCGCCGCCGCTGCGCGCCGGGGTCGTCTCGTGCTCGGTCCGCGGTGCCGACGCGGGCCGGATGACCTGGTTCGACACCCCGGACGGCCGGTTCTTCAAGACCGTCGACGAGCTGCCCGACGGCGCGCAGCGGCACACGTTCACACCCGCCGACCGGGCCCGGATCGGTCAGTGGATCCGGGACCGCGTCAACCAGCGGCTGGGCGGCTACTGA
- a CDS encoding MarC family protein — MTVADFFDVKLFLAASITLVVIMDPPGTVPVFLSLVGRKPPAVRARAARQAVLVSLLVISLFAIAGQAILAYLGIGVPALQGAGGLLLLLIALDLLTGRGATSEPNVVEDVNVALVPLGTPLLAGPGAIAATIVFVRQAAGHVGAYVALGCAIVAVHVVIYACMRFSGVVIRLIKESGITLLAKIAGLLLAAIAVELVANSVRGFVEGG; from the coding sequence TTGACGGTCGCCGACTTCTTCGACGTGAAGCTGTTCCTGGCCGCGTCGATCACGCTGGTCGTGATCATGGACCCGCCCGGGACGGTACCGGTGTTCCTGAGCCTCGTCGGCCGCAAACCGCCCGCCGTGCGGGCGCGCGCGGCCCGGCAGGCGGTACTGGTGTCGCTGCTGGTGATCTCGCTGTTCGCGATCGCGGGGCAGGCGATCCTGGCCTACCTGGGGATCGGCGTGCCCGCGCTGCAGGGCGCCGGCGGGCTGCTCCTGCTGCTGATCGCGCTGGACCTGCTGACCGGGCGCGGCGCGACGAGCGAGCCGAACGTGGTCGAGGACGTGAACGTGGCACTCGTGCCGCTGGGCACCCCGCTGCTGGCCGGCCCGGGCGCGATCGCCGCGACGATCGTCTTCGTGCGGCAGGCGGCCGGGCACGTGGGCGCCTACGTCGCGCTGGGCTGCGCGATCGTGGCCGTGCACGTGGTGATCTACGCGTGCATGCGCTTCTCCGGCGTGGTGATCCGCCTGATCAAGGAAAGCGGTATCACGTTGCTCGCCAAGATCGCGGGCCTGCTCCTCGCGGCGATCGCGGTGGAACTCGTGGCCAACTCCGTGCGCGGCTTCGTCGAGGGCGGCTGA
- a CDS encoding PHP domain-containing protein, with the protein MVPMRIDLHTHSTVSDGTDSPAQLVTTAAAAGLDVVALTDHDTTAGWAEATAALPPGLTLVPGAELSCVSSFGVSIHLLAYLFDPTAPAIVAEQTRLRQERRTRLRAMAVRMAADGLPIDADELLDSLGPDSPAGRPHLAQALVRAGLVTSVDQAFAEYLGNGRGYYLPRQDTPVETAIEMIAEAGGVTVFAHPFARSRGRIVSPEAIVELAEIGLTGLEVDHPNHDEATRAELRALADDLGLVRTGSSDYHGTNKTIPIGAESTDPEQFEALIDKASGAQIAVG; encoded by the coding sequence ATGGTTCCGATGCGCATCGATCTGCACACCCATTCCACCGTGTCGGACGGCACCGACAGCCCGGCCCAGCTCGTGACCACCGCGGCGGCGGCCGGCCTCGACGTGGTCGCGCTCACCGATCACGACACCACGGCCGGCTGGGCCGAGGCGACCGCGGCACTTCCGCCGGGCCTCACGCTCGTGCCCGGCGCCGAGCTGTCGTGCGTGAGCAGCTTCGGAGTCAGCATCCACCTCCTGGCCTACCTGTTCGACCCGACGGCGCCGGCGATCGTCGCCGAGCAGACGCGGCTGCGGCAGGAGCGCCGCACGCGGCTGCGGGCGATGGCGGTGCGGATGGCCGCCGACGGCCTGCCGATCGACGCGGACGAGCTGCTCGACTCCCTCGGTCCCGACTCGCCGGCCGGGCGCCCGCACCTCGCGCAGGCGCTGGTCCGGGCCGGCCTGGTGACCAGCGTGGACCAGGCGTTCGCCGAGTACCTCGGCAACGGGCGCGGCTACTACCTGCCGCGGCAGGACACGCCGGTCGAGACGGCGATCGAGATGATCGCCGAGGCCGGTGGGGTTACCGTGTTCGCGCACCCGTTCGCGCGCAGCCGAGGGCGCATCGTGTCGCCGGAGGCCATCGTCGAGCTGGCGGAGATCGGGCTGACCGGCCTCGAGGTGGACCACCCGAATCACGACGAGGCGACCCGTGCCGAGCTGCGTGCGCTGGCCGACGACCTCGGGCTGGTCCGGACCGGGTCGAGCGACTACCACGGCACCAACAAGACGATCCCGATCGGCGCGGAGAGCACCGACCCCGAGCAGTTCGAGGCGCTCATCGACAAGGCGTCGGGCGCGCAGATCGCGGTGGGCTGA
- a CDS encoding PH domain-containing protein has protein sequence MFAPRDPDEYLLDTERRVVRVRRHWAFLAWDTFEAVALLAICVMVSYLLPPSLWVVQNILWYAALLVVVVYAFKVIEWWVERLVVTDKRFVLTTGVFTTKVAMMPISKVTDLTYERSAWGRMFGYGTVVVESAGQIQALNRIEFLPSPEDFYDTISELVFGDKHKQSERFSMIKAQRLARGKKIVG, from the coding sequence ATGTTCGCCCCACGGGATCCCGACGAGTACCTGCTCGACACCGAGCGGCGTGTGGTCCGGGTCCGCAGGCACTGGGCGTTCCTCGCCTGGGACACCTTCGAGGCGGTGGCGCTCCTCGCCATCTGCGTGATGGTGTCGTACCTGCTCCCGCCGTCCCTGTGGGTCGTGCAGAACATCCTCTGGTACGCGGCGCTGCTCGTCGTCGTCGTGTACGCGTTCAAGGTCATCGAGTGGTGGGTGGAGCGCCTGGTGGTGACCGACAAACGGTTCGTGCTCACCACCGGCGTCTTCACGACCAAGGTCGCGATGATGCCCATCTCCAAGGTCACCGACCTGACCTACGAACGCTCGGCCTGGGGCCGGATGTTCGGCTACGGCACGGTCGTCGTCGAGTCGGCCGGCCAGATCCAGGCCCTCAACCGCATCGAGTTCCTGCCCAGCCCGGAAGACTTCTACGACACGATCTCCGAGCTGGTCTTCGGCGACAAGCACAAGCAGAGCGAGCGCTTCTCCATGATCAAGGCCCAGCGCCTGGCCCGCGGCAAGAAGATCGTCGGCTGA
- a CDS encoding NUDIX hydrolase — protein sequence MSAIDAVPVRCVGGILHDQEGRLLLIQRAHDPGRGLWSIPGGRVEPGETDSEALIREMREETGFEVRPGVLAGHVVRGRYEIYDYVCSVSGGSLRAGDDAADARWVDTAAFTALALTDGLADTLRGWELLPRC from the coding sequence ATGAGCGCGATCGACGCCGTTCCGGTGCGCTGCGTAGGCGGCATCTTGCACGATCAAGAGGGCCGGTTGCTGCTCATCCAGCGCGCCCACGACCCCGGGCGCGGACTGTGGTCGATCCCCGGCGGACGCGTCGAACCCGGCGAAACGGACAGCGAGGCGCTGATCCGGGAGATGCGCGAGGAGACGGGGTTCGAGGTGCGGCCGGGCGTGCTGGCCGGGCACGTGGTCCGCGGCCGGTACGAGATCTACGACTACGTCTGCTCGGTGTCCGGCGGGTCCCTGCGGGCCGGCGACGACGCGGCCGACGCGCGCTGGGTCGACACGGCGGCCTTCACGGCGCTCGCCCTGACCGACGGGCTGGCCGACACGTTGCGCGGCTGGGAGCTGCTGCCCCGCTGCTGA
- a CDS encoding acyl--CoA ligase family protein — protein sequence MADDTWFTPLTPLAFLERAAEVFPSKEAIVYGERRVSYREFAAEATRVARALQASGVEPGDRVAYLLPNIPEMLVAHFAVPLAGAVLVAINTRLAPAEVRYILEHSGAKVLVVDAALHNSVPSGTGVDIVTVADGATPDPSVGGIGYDELLARGSDEPLPWSVADERSTISINYTSGTTGRPKGVQYHHRGVYLNSLSEIIHSDHSPESRYLWTLPMFHCNGWCTTWAVTAIGGTHVCLRAVDAAEIWRLLDSEGVTHLNGAPTVLNTIAGHPGAHPLSREVVVTTAGAPPSPTVIRRMTDLGARLVHVYGLTETYGPYTVCEPQEGWVKLDIAERSRLLARQGVGMLVTDGIRVVDEQMRDVPRDGVTMGEVVMRGNNVMSGYFADEEATAKAFRGGWFHSGDLGVWHPDGYIQLRDRAKDIIVSGGENISTIEVEAALDSHEAVAEVAVVGVPDEKWGERPKGYVVLRPGASVTADELREHVRSQIARFKVPDHIEFVDALPKTSTGKIQKFQLRERDWGGAESRIQG from the coding sequence ATGGCTGACGACACGTGGTTCACCCCGCTCACCCCGCTGGCCTTCCTCGAGCGCGCCGCCGAGGTCTTCCCGTCGAAGGAGGCGATCGTCTACGGCGAGCGCCGCGTGAGCTACCGCGAGTTCGCCGCCGAGGCGACGCGCGTGGCCCGCGCGCTGCAGGCGAGCGGCGTCGAGCCCGGCGACCGCGTCGCGTACCTGTTGCCGAACATCCCGGAGATGCTGGTCGCGCACTTCGCGGTGCCGCTGGCCGGCGCGGTGCTGGTCGCGATCAACACGCGCCTGGCGCCGGCCGAGGTCCGCTACATCCTCGAGCACTCCGGGGCGAAGGTGCTGGTGGTGGACGCCGCCCTGCACAACTCGGTCCCGTCCGGGACCGGCGTGGACATCGTGACGGTCGCCGACGGCGCCACACCGGACCCGTCGGTCGGCGGGATCGGCTACGACGAGCTGCTGGCGCGGGGGAGCGACGAGCCGCTGCCGTGGAGCGTCGCGGACGAGCGGTCCACGATCTCGATCAACTACACGTCCGGGACCACGGGCCGGCCGAAGGGCGTGCAGTACCACCATCGTGGCGTGTACCTGAATTCACTCTCCGAGATCATCCATTCGGACCATTCGCCGGAGTCGCGGTACCTGTGGACGCTGCCGATGTTCCACTGCAACGGCTGGTGCACGACGTGGGCGGTCACCGCGATCGGCGGCACGCACGTGTGCCTGCGGGCGGTCGACGCCGCGGAGATCTGGCGGTTGCTGGACAGCGAGGGCGTCACGCACCTCAACGGCGCGCCGACGGTGCTGAACACGATCGCCGGGCACCCGGGCGCGCACCCGCTGTCCCGTGAAGTCGTGGTGACGACCGCGGGGGCCCCGCCGTCGCCGACCGTGATCCGGCGGATGACGGACCTCGGTGCGCGGCTGGTGCACGTGTACGGGCTGACCGAGACCTACGGCCCGTACACGGTGTGCGAGCCGCAGGAGGGCTGGGTCAAGCTCGACATCGCCGAGCGGAGCAGGCTCCTGGCGCGGCAGGGCGTCGGGATGCTGGTGACCGACGGGATCCGCGTGGTGGACGAGCAGATGCGGGACGTGCCGCGCGACGGCGTCACGATGGGCGAGGTCGTGATGCGCGGGAACAACGTGATGTCCGGGTACTTCGCGGACGAGGAGGCGACGGCGAAGGCGTTCCGCGGCGGGTGGTTCCACTCCGGTGACCTGGGCGTGTGGCATCCGGACGGCTACATCCAGCTGCGTGACCGGGCGAAGGACATCATCGTCTCCGGGGGCGAGAACATCTCCACCATCGAGGTCGAGGCCGCCCTGGACTCGCACGAGGCCGTCGCGGAGGTCGCGGTGGTCGGCGTGCCGGACGAGAAGTGGGGCGAGCGGCCGAAGGGGTACGTCGTGCTGCGGCCGGGAGCGTCCGTGACGGCCGACGAGCTGCGGGAACACGTGCGCTCGCAGATCGCCCGCTTCAAGGTGCCGGACCACATCGAGTTCGTCGACGCGCTGCCCAAGACCTCGACGGGCAAGATCCAGAAGTTCCAGCTGCGCGAACGCGACTGGGGCGGGGCCGAGTCGCGGATCCAGGGCTGA